The following is a genomic window from Oryzias latipes chromosome 12, ASM223467v1.
attttctcccgtttaatccaattactcgggtcgcggtgggcggggctaatctccgcagtttgaagccttctgttcacattgatttaaatgatatttgacagtacagtacagaagttatttgttgaaaaaaaaacgtttctaaagtactttgatttgtgaaacaaatgcttgagcctgtaaatggtttgttctttcttttcaatgtataatagagtatttaattgtgtaataattgtaaaaacaattaaggtttctacttcacggattttgccttctttttgaaacgtaacccccgcgaaaaacaagggtttactacATTCAACATTCGTACTGCAAAAAAttgttacagttttttaaaaaacaatcagtAATTCACTAGGTAATACGTCTTTTTACATACACACAAGCAACACACaagccaaaaagaaaagaatgctGATTTAAAGTGGAGGGTCAACAAagtagtgggggggggggtcaacatATTAGTTAGAGTTTccaattattcattcattaaaatccttttcaaataaaagctttatAAATAAGTTCAGAAAACTCACGTTTTAATTTCTGCCACTGACTACGTTTACATGCCTActatattctaaaaaaaataaataaatcatattcTAGATAACGTATAGTTCaaaataatgcttttttatttgtcacagtaacagagtttctttatttacaagttCCGCAGAAATTGAAATAATACACAGTCCCATAATGTCAGGGTCATTTTCCATCAACAACTCCTATCTACCCACAGAAAATAACCACTCCTGAGATTATACAAAGAATTGTCTGcatgatgttttttattttctaagttgaaagcatgtttttagtTAGTCAGCAAGTGGAACCATTAAGCCTATTAGCCTGCAGATCCTCTGCTTTTGACTGCAAGTAATGtgcagagcaagaatgtttcaaataaaatcaGCATTCTTTATGTTTCTTTGTGTGGCTATCTGAAATATGACTTCATTCCAAATAACATGATTAAATAAGTGCATTGACATGACTGTGCTTTATCTTTTCTGTAAGGTTATATGGGATAGGACTGGAATATTTGATAGCATGTAAATGTAGTCACTATCATGACATTGTCTAGTTTCATGctaaatgttcatttctgtACTGGACCAAATGTAAACACAGTTGTTCAGCTACAGTGTGATATCTGGAATAATTGGAAACATCTAACCATTCAGATTGGGGCGTAAAGAAAGAGTCAAGGGTGCACAGGTTAACGTAGGTTAAAAGTGTCTTTTTAAGGGGGCATACATGATAAATGTATTTACCTCTCTGATGAGCCTTGTAATTTGAtttagagtttttatttttaggctgaTGCGGGGGATCATACCTCACACTCCCTGGAGCCAGAAATTGTGCAGGTGCAGGAACCAGTGCCGTTGCCTAGCACCTCCAATGCTTCTGGGGTGGCAGCGGGGTTGTAGCTCATGTAATACTCTTGAAGCTGGGAGCTGAGGTTTTGTTCTGGTTCCGGACTCTTTTTGCGGCGCTTTCGTCCCACCATGGATCGCTGCTGGAGCAACCTAGTTGCACCTGGGTAGCGCCGCCACAGTACATAAATTATTGTCAAGATTAGGGACATGGTGAAGAAGAGGGCCACACTACCCACCACTACTTTGTGCAGAGTCATATGCTCGATCACTGGGGGGGGTCTGTGAGTAGGTCGAGTGCGCACTGGTGAGtctctgggatttttgctcataTGCCCAGGAAAGGTAGGGTGAGGAATAGGTCGAGGTCTGAAAGGAGAGAGGGGGCCCAAAGTGTTGGTTGGTGGCATTGGTGGAGAGCTGGTAGTGGGGGCAAAGGTTGGTTCAGCAGTGCCCTCAGAAGTTAGCTCCAGTGTAGGTAAAGGTGTTTCCGTCAAAACATAATCAGTTTCCTCACAAATGGCATGGTTCCGTGTGACTTCCATGATTTTTTCTCCCTGCATATACTTGGGGCTGCTGCATATCATTGTAGTGTCTTTACTGCCCCGGAAATTTCTCAGCCAAGCTACAATTGGGCAAATGCCAGTTCCACAATCCCACATGTTGCCAGCTAAGCTTATGGAGGTGAGTGAGATCCACGCTGACACAGCCTCCTGCGACACATTGGACAGTTTGTTGGATTCCAAGTTCAGGACTTGAAGGTTGGGCAAACAGTGGAACACAGCTGGGTCCAGGGTCTGAATTTCATTTCCAGATAGGTCCAGTTTTTGCAGGGTATACCAAATCCAAGGAAGGCCCTGATTGACCACTCTAATGCGATTCCACTGCAGGTAGAGTGACCTGAGATTGGCTAAGcggggaaacaaaaaaaagttgatccttGTGAACTGGTTGTGCTCCAGATGCAACTCCATCAGCCTCTGTAACCCCAAAAAAGTGGTGCGGGTAAGAGCCTTGATCCGATTGTAGCCCAAATCTAGGAACTCTAAACTTCGACACTCCAGAAAAACTCGAATCGGGATATTAGAGAGACCATTGGAGCGCAGGTGAAGGTTTTGCAGTTTACGTAAACCATGAAATTGACCAGGTTGCAGGATTTCAAGCTTATTAAATGACAAGTCCAGACTGCGAAGATTGGGGATGCCATGAAATGTTGAATTGTGTAGGGATGTGATCCTGTTAGAGCTGAGTATTAGCTCTTTCAACCTCCTAACCCCTTGAAATGCTCTGCTGTCAATAGCTGAAATCTGATTGTGGTCGAGGTAAATCCAAAGAATCTGGCTGAGGTGAGCAAACTGATAGGGTAGCAGGGTGTGAAGTTCATTGTAGCGCAGAGAAAGGCCCTGGCAGCCCACCGAGATGTTTTCTGGCACTTCTAAAAATCCAGAAGAGTCACAATGGACAGTTTTTCCCTCGCAGCGACAGCTGTTGGGGCAGGTGCGCTCCCCGAAGCTGAACAACAGCGGAGCtcgcaggaggaggagcagagggaagAGGATGTGCCTCAGTCGTCCATCACACAAAAGTGCACCTGTAAAGGCAGAAAAATGGACAGGGTGACTATCAAGTTGCATGTCATTACTTTCCATTCAGTCTTTGATTTAAATCAATGTATGGTGAGTTTGATAAATTCCACAAAACTACTAAAATAGAGGTACATTTAGTAAAATTTGACATTGTTCATATTTGAAACGTGCATTTTTGCTGGGCAGTTTTCTTCAGCAAGTAAAAACTTTTGGTCTTTTGCTGTAGTTGTAGCCAATGTTGGCGAAGGCTTTGCTTTCTTTAAATATAAcccacaaaacagaaaacaactgAAGTATTTCCTCCtctggaaagaaagaaaaaaacaaacaagaaaagccacatcattgcttttttaatcCACAGGAATCCAAACCAATCCAAATCCAAACCTGTTTCTCCAAGTCCCACTTAAATcgttttttgatctattttcaaagcgttcccagtggtcttttcatcgtgatttttttagcccaaaaacctgttgttttgtaggacatacatagtttatgcagagcagcaggagttcattaaaaattcacccctgagtgaatactcagaaataaagttttaatcttaattttctttatatatatcctccatcattagaaaaaaggacacaagaacatgtcaaaaacaaatgtaaaaacacaatttttattagggtgggtctttaaatagaacattttatgaaatatACCACAGAACAAGTGAACCATATAACACATTTCAGAAGTTTTCACTAATTTCACCATTGATTCTAATGGGTTAAACaataagcccctcccactgggTGCACATTCAATTAACCAATTTTGGCCAACCAATCAAGGTTTAcaataacacatttttctttcatcaaaaacatttccatcacaATAATTAATATTACAATATGATTTATTAGAAGAGAAAGCTTTATAAAATGAACTCAGTTTCAAATAAATCTATAAGGAAgttggtcatgtgaccaaaacacTGCTGGGCACTGGTCAGCTTCTATTGGCCAACTGTAAATAACACTGGACAAAGTTGATATCAGTATCAGCATGCTCCCATGGATGCCCACATGACTGGGTACAGGGGAAAACAGGTAAGTAGAAAATAGCGTGTATGGTAGCATGTGCCGAGATCAGTAACAGGTTTATCGACTTCTTGGTTTCTTTCTGGAGGTATTTTCTGTGTCATGCTGTCTGCACAAACCACACAAGGTCACAAGAAGAAATCCTAATGTTTTCCTGGGAGGAAGAAGGATCAGTGGTTATACTGAGGTCAGTTATAGCCAGCTAAGATgtctttctgaaaataaaaaaagtcaaggtgagatatttttttaataaacacagCAGATGCTTTGCCACTGAGCCATCTGTTGTTGTGTAGGAGTGTAAAAACAGTAGATTTTCTTAAGTGATATTCATGGAGGCCTGCATGGTGGCTTGGTGGTTAGCCCTGTTGCCTCATGAGTTTTTAGTGACGGATGAATGGTTTACCATGGAAAATCACAACCTCAGCCCCCCAGAAAACGATTTGGAGATAAACAACAAGAGAGCTCAACATTTCTCTTCCTCCCTGAAGTCTGACCTTATGAAAGAGAACAGAAGAAATGAACACAATGTCACACAAAACCAGCCCTGCAAGATTGcaaaaagtttgaaagaaaaacaggagcTTTATACAGTTTGGGCATTATACAATCAatgaatcaaactttatttagatAAAGTGACTCCCATACTTTGTGCAGctttatgataaataaaaaaacagacatctaAATCCATGgcgtaaataattcattttacaCTGCAAagactgaatcttaagaaagtcaaagagctttgtttaaaaaaaatgccttaCCAATCTTGATAATCTTCTCAAGACATTTTTCAATGGTAAAATAATCAAAGTTTGGGAAAACATGTCTTTGTgactaatttttttcttaaaaagcctatatcatgcttttctcaaTCAGAGTAAACTGTATCCATATCACAATATACGACTTTTAGCAAACTAAAGAACGATTT
Proteins encoded in this region:
- the LOC101154965 gene encoding leucine-rich repeat transmembrane neuronal protein 4-like, which codes for MGALLCDGRLRHILFPLLLLLRAPLLFSFGERTCPNSCRCEGKTVHCDSSGFLEVPENISVGCQGLSLRYNELHTLLPYQFAHLSQILWIYLDHNQISAIDSRAFQGVRRLKELILSSNRITSLHNSTFHGIPNLRSLDLSFNKLEILQPGQFHGLRKLQNLHLRSNGLSNIPIRVFLECRSLEFLDLGYNRIKALTRTTFLGLQRLMELHLEHNQFTRINFFLFPRLANLRSLYLQWNRIRVVNQGLPWIWYTLQKLDLSGNEIQTLDPAVFHCLPNLQVLNLESNKLSNVSQEAVSAWISLTSISLAGNMWDCGTGICPIVAWLRNFRGSKDTTMICSSPKYMQGEKIMEVTRNHAICEETDYVLTETPLPTLELTSEGTAEPTFAPTTSSPPMPPTNTLGPLSPFRPRPIPHPTFPGHMSKNPRDSPVRTRPTHRPPPVIEHMTLHKVVVGSVALFFTMSLILTIIYVLWRRYPGATRLLQQRSMVGRKRRKKSPEPEQNLSSQLQEYYMSYNPAATPEALEVLGNGTGSCTCTISGSRECENEYTCPRPLPGAWLGDVHTIH